The Sphingomonas sanxanigenens DSM 19645 = NX02 genome includes a region encoding these proteins:
- a CDS encoding ankyrin repeat domain-containing protein yields the protein MKPTRMSTGRTILLAAAAALFVAPAAAPAQRFSDSYNFLKAVKDRDGTEATKLIEQPGTTIIDARDRESGETALHIVVKRRDNAWLSFLLGKGARPDIKDNDGNTPLMAAAQLRYVDGAQLLIARKARVNLANNSGETPLIRAVQLGDTNMVRVLVEAGADPNQRDLLAGMSAREYAQRDQRLTSILRELDAAKPQANKPMQGPKF from the coding sequence ATGAAGCCGACCCGCATGTCGACCGGCCGAACCATCCTGCTGGCCGCGGCCGCTGCGCTGTTCGTGGCGCCCGCGGCTGCACCGGCACAGCGCTTTTCCGACAGCTATAATTTCCTCAAGGCCGTGAAGGATCGTGACGGCACCGAGGCGACCAAGCTGATCGAGCAGCCCGGCACCACCATCATCGACGCGCGCGACCGCGAGAGCGGGGAGACCGCGCTGCATATCGTCGTCAAGCGCCGGGACAATGCCTGGTTGTCCTTCCTGCTCGGCAAGGGCGCGCGCCCGGACATCAAGGACAATGACGGCAACACGCCGCTGATGGCCGCCGCGCAGCTCCGCTATGTCGACGGTGCGCAGTTGCTGATTGCCCGCAAGGCGCGCGTCAACCTGGCGAACAACAGCGGCGAGACGCCGCTCATCCGCGCCGTCCAGCTGGGCGACACCAACATGGTGCGCGTACTGGTCGAGGCCGGCGCCGACCCCAACCAGCGTGACCTGCTTGCGGGCATGTCGGCGCGGGAATACGCGCAACGCGACCAGCGTTTGACCAGCATCCTGCGCGAGCTGGACGCCGCCAAGCCACAGGCGAACAAGCCGATGCAGGGCCCCAAATTCTAA
- a CDS encoding SCO family protein, protein MNIALRNLRGPAAALALLLAPLVLSGCGPSSEAPLAGARIGGPFALTDQNGKRMTDQALAGKYRIMYFGYSYCPDVCPTDLALITAGLKAFEAKAPALAAKVQPVFVTIDPARDTPARLKTYLADFHPRLIGLTGSAAEIAAIARAYGVPYSRGEGAGDAYMMNHGNQVYLMAPDGAPIALMPTEPGRTPQDFAGELTRWVK, encoded by the coding sequence ATGAACATTGCCCTTCGAAACCTTCGCGGTCCCGCCGCAGCGCTCGCACTCCTGCTCGCGCCGCTCGTCCTCTCCGGCTGCGGCCCCTCGTCCGAAGCGCCGCTTGCAGGTGCACGGATCGGTGGCCCGTTCGCGCTGACCGATCAGAACGGCAAGCGCATGACCGATCAGGCGCTCGCCGGCAAATATCGCATCATGTACTTCGGCTACAGCTATTGCCCCGATGTCTGCCCCACCGACCTGGCGCTGATCACCGCCGGGCTGAAGGCGTTCGAGGCCAAGGCGCCCGCGCTGGCCGCAAAGGTGCAGCCGGTGTTCGTCACCATCGATCCGGCGCGCGACACGCCCGCGCGGCTCAAGACCTATCTTGCGGACTTCCATCCGCGGCTGATCGGGCTCACCGGCAGCGCGGCGGAGATCGCGGCGATCGCGCGGGCCTATGGCGTGCCCTACAGCCGTGGCGAAGGCGCGGGCGACGCCTATATGATGAACCATGGCAACCAGGTCTATCTCATGGCGCCCGACGGCGCGCCGATCGCGTTGATGCCGACCGAACCGGGCCGCACGCCGCAGGACTTCGCGGGCGAACTCACACGCTGGGTGAAATGA
- a CDS encoding YcgN family cysteine cluster protein: MSAPSRRFWEEKPLAALSRDEWESLCDGCGKCCLHKLEDEDTGELHPTNVACRLLDRRNARCSDYRRRHAYVPECVRLTPVKLRQIDWLPATCAYRLVDEGKPLADWHHLISGDPESVHRAGMSVRGWTVSEDDVGDLENHVIERDL; this comes from the coding sequence ATGAGCGCGCCGTCGCGCCGCTTCTGGGAGGAAAAGCCCCTCGCCGCGCTGAGCCGCGACGAATGGGAATCGCTGTGCGACGGCTGCGGCAAATGCTGCCTGCACAAGCTGGAGGATGAGGATACCGGGGAACTCCATCCCACCAACGTTGCCTGCCGCCTGCTCGATCGCCGCAACGCCCGCTGCTCCGACTATCGGCGCCGCCACGCCTATGTGCCCGAATGCGTGCGGCTGACGCCGGTGAAGCTGCGCCAGATCGACTGGCTGCCGGCCACCTGCGCCTATCGCCTCGTCGACGAGGGCAAGCCGCTGGCCGACTGGCATCATCTGATCAGTGGCGATCCCGAATCGGTGCATCGCGCCGGCATGTCGGTGCGCGGCTGGACGGTGTCCGAGGATGATGTCGGCGACCTCGAAAACCATGTGATCGAGCGGGATCTCTAG
- a CDS encoding M48 family metallopeptidase, translated as MLRLFGRAQAADPALPTFGSPPRPLTVVRNARARSMKLSVDPRDGSVRLVLPTRAGLGHALGWVETKRGWIERQLGKVTDGVPIVAGGSIPWRGAELLVDWSADHPRMPRLAGDRILVGGSIDTLELRVLRWIRTEAKRLLEEETRAVAARAGVSVAMVGVGDPRSRWGSCASNGNIRYSWRLLLAPDFVWKATVAHEVAHRVHMDHSRAFHALAASLFGADPKPAREWLRRHGAALHGLGRS; from the coding sequence GTGCTGCGGCTGTTCGGTCGGGCGCAGGCGGCCGACCCCGCGCTGCCCACCTTCGGCAGCCCGCCGCGCCCGTTGACGGTGGTTCGCAACGCGCGCGCGCGATCGATGAAGCTCAGCGTCGATCCGCGCGACGGTTCGGTGCGGCTGGTGCTGCCGACGCGCGCCGGGCTGGGCCATGCGCTCGGCTGGGTGGAAACCAAGCGCGGCTGGATCGAACGGCAGCTCGGCAAGGTGACCGATGGCGTGCCGATCGTGGCGGGCGGCTCGATTCCGTGGCGCGGTGCCGAATTGCTGGTCGACTGGTCGGCCGATCATCCGAGGATGCCGCGGCTGGCGGGTGATCGGATCCTCGTCGGGGGTTCCATCGACACGCTCGAACTGCGCGTGCTGCGCTGGATCCGCACCGAAGCGAAGCGGTTGCTGGAGGAAGAAACGCGCGCGGTCGCCGCGCGCGCCGGCGTGTCGGTCGCGATGGTCGGTGTCGGCGACCCGCGGTCACGCTGGGGAAGCTGCGCGTCGAACGGCAACATCCGCTACAGCTGGCGCCTGCTGCTGGCGCCCGATTTCGTATGGAAGGCCACCGTCGCGCATGAGGTCGCGCACCGCGTCCACATGGATCATTCGCGTGCCTTCCACGCGCTGGCGGCATCGCTGTTCGGCGCGGATCCGAAACCCGCGCGTGAATGGCTGCGCCGTCACGGCGCGGCGCTTCACGGGTTGGGGCGATCCTGA
- a CDS encoding transglycosylase domain-containing protein — MAATRKPASKRPWRTGVLRLLKIALVAALIGIVALVVAVGIAMSTLPSYSQLKSSPNGQMIRVRASDGTVLVSLGPSFGQWLTYDDIPPVMIDAMVAVEDRRFRSHPGVDPIGIARSSYVRLQRGAWAQGGSTITQQLARNVFLTNTKTFGRKGREMILALAMERKFSKDQILELYLNKVYFGGGAYGIDAAARKFFGHPATTLSLEESAIIAGLVKAPSHYSPTADTEAAVGRAQVVLDVMRDAGAITAEQAAAAQPGSVKFAPEPKSNSVRYFTDWALPQLDTLISERKEPLEVWTTLDLGMQRAADAAIRANVPGGAQGALVALDRDGSVRAMVGGTDYVNSIYNRATQSQRQPGSAFKLFVYLAALEAGYTPDSEVVDEPVTINGWSPRNSSGRYSGKITLRTAFAYSINTVAAKIGVDVGTATIAEVARRFGIGTPLNTQPSMVLGTADVRLIDMTRAFASVSAKGVAVTPFGITKVTTADRSVLYEHRTDTSRVLVAPAVAAQMTDLMQTAVATGTGRAAQIGRPVAGKTGTTSSNKDGWFLGFSSGITTGVWMGRDDAKPVGGLQGGRAPAAAFHDFMASAVANRPVERFDTEVTLPEWQLEPDEEAYFGNPDMGAPADDNGMPGDPASPPGDGMGMPDETEEGEEPPERIDRDWVDRMTRSRPTDRENDRDRERDRERPAPSSTRLPPPTRIQDRPNP, encoded by the coding sequence ATGGCAGCCACGCGCAAACCCGCTTCGAAACGCCCGTGGCGCACGGGCGTCCTCCGTCTCCTCAAGATCGCACTCGTCGCGGCGCTGATCGGCATCGTCGCGCTGGTCGTTGCGGTGGGCATCGCGATGTCGACGCTGCCGAGCTATTCGCAGCTCAAATCGTCGCCCAACGGCCAGATGATCCGGGTGCGCGCGTCCGACGGCACCGTTCTGGTCTCGCTCGGGCCCAGCTTCGGCCAATGGCTGACCTATGACGACATTCCTCCGGTGATGATCGATGCGATGGTCGCGGTGGAGGATCGGCGGTTCCGCAGCCATCCGGGCGTCGACCCGATCGGCATCGCGCGTTCTTCCTATGTGCGGCTGCAGCGCGGCGCCTGGGCGCAGGGCGGATCGACGATCACCCAGCAGCTCGCCCGCAACGTCTTCCTCACCAACACCAAGACCTTCGGCCGCAAGGGCCGGGAGATGATCCTGGCGCTGGCGATGGAGCGCAAGTTCAGCAAGGACCAGATCCTCGAACTGTATCTGAACAAGGTCTATTTCGGTGGCGGCGCCTATGGCATCGACGCCGCCGCCCGCAAATTCTTCGGCCACCCCGCGACGACGCTGTCGCTGGAGGAATCCGCAATCATCGCCGGCCTGGTGAAGGCGCCGTCGCACTATTCGCCCACCGCCGACACCGAAGCCGCGGTCGGCCGCGCGCAGGTGGTGCTGGACGTGATGCGCGATGCCGGTGCGATCACCGCCGAGCAGGCGGCCGCCGCGCAGCCCGGATCGGTGAAATTCGCGCCCGAACCCAAGTCCAACAGCGTCCGCTATTTCACCGACTGGGCACTGCCGCAGCTCGACACGCTGATCAGCGAGCGCAAGGAACCGCTGGAAGTCTGGACGACGCTGGACCTGGGCATGCAGCGCGCCGCCGACGCGGCGATCCGCGCCAACGTGCCGGGTGGCGCGCAGGGTGCGCTCGTCGCGCTCGACCGCGACGGATCGGTCCGCGCGATGGTGGGCGGCACCGACTATGTGAATTCGATCTACAACCGCGCGACGCAATCCCAGCGGCAGCCCGGATCGGCATTCAAGCTGTTCGTCTATCTGGCGGCGCTGGAGGCGGGCTACACCCCCGACAGCGAGGTGGTGGACGAGCCGGTGACGATCAACGGCTGGAGCCCGCGCAACAGTTCCGGCCGCTATTCGGGCAAGATCACGCTGCGCACCGCCTTCGCCTATTCGATCAACACCGTTGCGGCGAAGATCGGCGTCGATGTCGGCACCGCGACGATCGCTGAGGTCGCGCGCCGCTTCGGCATCGGCACCCCGCTCAATACCCAGCCCTCAATGGTGCTCGGGACCGCCGACGTACGGCTGATCGACATGACGCGCGCCTTCGCCTCGGTCTCGGCCAAGGGCGTCGCGGTCACGCCGTTCGGGATCACCAAGGTGACCACAGCCGACCGCAGCGTGCTCTACGAGCATCGCACCGACACCTCGCGCGTGCTGGTGGCACCTGCAGTCGCGGCGCAGATGACCGATCTGATGCAGACCGCGGTCGCGACCGGCACCGGTCGCGCCGCGCAGATCGGCCGGCCGGTCGCGGGCAAGACGGGTACGACGAGCTCGAACAAGGATGGCTGGTTCCTCGGCTTTTCCAGCGGCATCACCACCGGCGTGTGGATGGGCCGCGACGACGCCAAGCCCGTCGGTGGCCTGCAGGGCGGGCGGGCTCCGGCCGCGGCGTTCCATGACTTCATGGCGAGCGCCGTTGCCAACCGCCCGGTCGAGCGGTTCGACACCGAGGTGACCCTGCCCGAATGGCAGCTGGAACCTGACGAGGAGGCCTATTTCGGCAATCCAGACATGGGTGCGCCGGCCGACGATAATGGCATGCCGGGCGACCCCGCGTCGCCGCCCGGGGACGGCATGGGCATGCCGGACGAGACGGAAGAAGGGGAGGAGCCTCCCGAACGGATCGATCGCGACTGGGTCGACCGGATGACCCGCAGCCGACCGACCGACCGTGAGAACGACCGGGATCGGGAAAGGGACCGCGAGCGGCCCGCGCCGTCATCGACGCGACTGCCGCCGCCCACCAGGATTCAGGATCGCCCCAACCCGTGA
- a CDS encoding NAD(P)/FAD-dependent oxidoreductase — protein MRRTAALIAGAGPAGSVAAIALARAGARPLLIERQRETGDPLCGGFLSWRTIDRLAGLGIDTDALGGTTIRSVRLFAGGRSAESRLPGAAMGVSRHRLDSALLAEARRAGAGVELGCAIREAAGTTLRLADGATIAGASLFLATGKHELRGHGRNTPGDGDPWLGLRIRLPATPRLERLVGDAVELHLFDRGYAGLVRQEDGGGNLCLALHKSLLVETGGGPAALFAHLAQALPDLADRIAGAPTDHPDAVAAVPYGWRAQFGVAGLFRLGDQAAVIPSLAGEGIDIALASGSAAAAAWMQGGAAEAVTYQRRFSASLRRPLAVADWLKQLCERPGLAAPGVALMHAVPALAGLFARATRVAA, from the coding sequence GTGCGTCGAACGGCTGCACTGATCGCGGGCGCCGGCCCGGCCGGCAGCGTCGCCGCGATCGCGCTGGCGCGCGCCGGCGCGCGGCCGCTGCTGATCGAGCGCCAGCGCGAAACCGGCGATCCGCTGTGCGGGGGTTTCCTGAGCTGGCGGACGATCGACCGGTTGGCGGGGCTCGGCATCGACACCGACGCGCTGGGCGGCACGACCATCCGTTCGGTGCGCCTGTTCGCCGGCGGGCGCAGCGCCGAAAGCCGGCTGCCGGGCGCCGCAATGGGCGTTTCGCGCCACCGGCTCGATTCCGCGCTTCTCGCCGAGGCCCGCCGCGCAGGCGCGGGCGTGGAACTCGGCTGCGCGATTCGGGAGGCGGCAGGAACGACGCTGCGGCTGGCGGATGGCGCGACGATCGCGGGCGCGTCGCTGTTTCTCGCCACCGGCAAGCATGAACTGCGTGGCCATGGCCGCAACACGCCGGGTGACGGCGACCCATGGCTGGGCCTGCGCATCCGCCTGCCCGCCACGCCCCGGCTCGAGCGGCTGGTGGGCGACGCCGTGGAGCTGCACCTGTTCGACCGCGGCTATGCCGGGCTCGTCCGTCAGGAGGATGGCGGCGGCAATCTGTGCCTGGCGCTGCACAAGTCGCTGCTCGTCGAGACCGGCGGCGGCCCGGCGGCGCTGTTCGCGCATCTGGCCCAGGCGTTGCCCGACCTGGCCGATCGCATCGCCGGCGCGCCCACCGATCATCCGGATGCCGTCGCAGCCGTGCCCTATGGCTGGCGCGCGCAGTTCGGCGTGGCCGGGCTGTTCCGGCTGGGCGACCAGGCGGCGGTGATCCCGTCCTTGGCCGGGGAAGGCATCGACATCGCGCTCGCCAGCGGCAGCGCGGCGGCGGCGGCATGGATGCAGGGCGGCGCTGCCGAGGCCGTGACCTACCAGCGGCGTTTCTCGGCATCGCTGCGCCGGCCGCTCGCCGTGGCCGATTGGCTCAAGCAATTGTGCGAACGGCCGGGACTGGCGGCACCGGGGGTCGCGCTGATGCACGCCGTCCCCGCGCTCGCCGGGTTGTTCGCGCGGGCGACGCGGGTGGCGGCTTGA
- a CDS encoding methyltransferase domain-containing protein, producing MSGLAERAIAEERMDAPDLDPAVYAAVLTDLGKVNRMVMTARPTLAFLARATRGRTRFSLLDVGFGDGGMLRTIARWAAKRGIEADLHGVDLNANSVAVAQAASAGYAIDYHAGDYADRPDADFIISSLVAHHMTHSQLVAFVAHMERHATAGWFVNDLLRSNFAHRFFPLLARAMRWHEIVRADGQLSIARSYRPGEWPPILAEAGVAPGAARILKPFPFRLCVERLH from the coding sequence ATGAGCGGGCTCGCCGAGCGTGCCATCGCCGAGGAGCGGATGGATGCGCCGGACCTCGATCCGGCGGTCTATGCTGCGGTGCTGACCGACCTCGGCAAGGTCAACCGCATGGTCATGACGGCGCGGCCGACATTGGCCTTCCTCGCGCGCGCGACACGCGGGCGGACGCGCTTCTCCCTGCTCGATGTCGGCTTCGGCGATGGCGGCATGCTGCGAACGATCGCGCGCTGGGCCGCCAAGCGCGGCATCGAGGCGGACCTGCACGGCGTCGACCTGAACGCCAACAGCGTCGCCGTCGCGCAGGCGGCATCGGCGGGTTATGCGATCGACTATCATGCCGGCGACTATGCCGACCGGCCCGACGCCGACTTCATCATCTCAAGCCTGGTCGCGCATCACATGACGCACAGTCAGCTCGTCGCATTCGTTGCACATATGGAACGACATGCGACCGCGGGCTGGTTCGTCAATGATTTGCTGCGCAGCAATTTCGCCCACCGCTTCTTCCCGCTGCTCGCCCGGGCGATGCGCTGGCACGAGATCGTGCGCGCCGACGGGCAGCTTTCGATCGCCCGCTCCTACCGGCCTGGCGAATGGCCGCCGATCCTGGCTGAGGCCGGGGTCGCACCGGGCGCGGCCCGCATTCTCAAGCCCTTTCCGTTCCGGCTGTGCGTCGAACGGCTGCACTGA